A region of Pleionea litopenaei DNA encodes the following proteins:
- a CDS encoding patatin-like phospholipase family protein, which yields MTLQQWLQQQPFTLTMSSGFFGFFAHAGMLQALIDHKLPPHAVSGSSAGALIAGVYASGTPVDEMMRALKALQKQDFWDPGVGLGLLKGRKFRGILGGLLAARRIEETQIPCHLSVWDAYSRSTRVIREGDLVTAIYASCAVPLLFQPIKINGRPCWDGGISDRPGLAGTRAGERIFYHHIASRSPWRSSNSAALRVPEQDNLSALSIFGLPRSGPSKMHLGSDIFQRAHQATYEALQRTVNAQGSSVEINLDAS from the coding sequence ATGACTCTCCAACAGTGGTTGCAGCAGCAACCTTTTACCCTGACCATGTCGTCCGGTTTTTTTGGATTTTTCGCTCATGCTGGGATGTTGCAAGCATTGATCGATCACAAGTTACCTCCTCATGCGGTTTCTGGGTCAAGTGCTGGTGCATTGATTGCTGGAGTTTATGCCTCAGGTACGCCTGTCGATGAGATGATGCGAGCGCTAAAAGCTCTGCAAAAGCAAGATTTTTGGGATCCCGGTGTTGGCTTAGGACTTCTGAAGGGACGAAAGTTTAGAGGAATTCTAGGCGGGTTATTGGCTGCACGTCGAATCGAAGAAACTCAAATCCCTTGTCACCTATCGGTATGGGATGCTTACAGTCGTTCGACGCGGGTTATTCGAGAAGGCGACTTAGTAACCGCAATCTATGCCTCTTGCGCCGTTCCACTGTTGTTTCAACCGATCAAAATTAATGGCCGCCCCTGTTGGGATGGTGGCATTAGCGATCGACCTGGGCTAGCGGGAACTCGAGCCGGTGAGCGAATTTTCTATCATCATATCGCGTCGCGCTCGCCTTGGCGCTCTAGCAACAGTGCTGCCTTGCGGGTGCCGGAGCAAGACAACTTGAGTGCTTTGTCGATATTTGGCTTACCACGAAGCGGTCCTAGCAAAATGCATTTAGGTAGCGACATTTTTCAGCGAGCTCACCAAGCCACGTATGAGGCTTTGCAACGCACTGTAAATGCGCAAGGTTCAAGCGTCGAGATAAATCTTGATGCTAGTTAA
- a CDS encoding YfhL family 4Fe-4S dicluster ferredoxin, with translation MSLFITDECINCDVCEPECPNEAIYQGEEIYEIDPDKCTECVGHYDEPQCQQVCPVDCIPLDPNNEESQEQLIAKYEKLTGNAFEG, from the coding sequence ATGTCTTTATTTATTACCGATGAATGTATTAATTGTGATGTATGTGAGCCTGAGTGTCCTAATGAGGCGATTTATCAGGGCGAAGAGATTTATGAAATCGATCCTGACAAGTGCACAGAGTGTGTAGGGCATTATGATGAGCCACAGTGTCAGCAAGTATGCCCAGTCGACTGCATACCTCTTGATCCAAATAATGAAGAGTCTCAAGAGCAGTTGATTGCTAAGTATGAAAAGCTAACGGGCAATGCTTTTGAAGGTTAA
- a CDS encoding ExbD/TolR family protein yields MRRHRHDDDEANVDMTPMLDIVFIMLIFFIVTTSFTKEDALDMTRPSNNNTENTESKKAPVAIEVSDIGEVVFDGRVIMPSQVSANIETRMAENPETVVIIQAHDQANTEVVMAVIDGVRDGGFKTPVLARLPEKQ; encoded by the coding sequence ATGCGTAGACATCGCCATGATGATGATGAGGCTAATGTTGACATGACTCCCATGCTCGACATCGTGTTTATCATGCTGATCTTCTTCATCGTTACCACCTCTTTTACCAAAGAAGACGCGCTCGACATGACTCGTCCTTCTAACAATAACACTGAGAACACAGAGTCGAAAAAAGCACCTGTCGCCATTGAAGTTAGTGATATCGGCGAAGTCGTGTTTGACGGTCGTGTTATTATGCCAAGTCAAGTAAGCGCCAACATAGAAACTCGTATGGCTGAAAATCCAGAAACCGTCGTGATTATTCAGGCACATGATCAAGCTAATACAGAAGTTGTAATGGCCGTAATCGATGGCGTTCGCGATGGTGGATTTAAAACACCAGTACTGGCACGACTACCAGAGAAACAGTAA
- a CDS encoding DUF3301 domain-containing protein, with product MSKILTLLLLALLVYYWWRSQQIKDKAYQAVLTRCYQLDVELLDSNIALVKQGLIKDKNNRWHWQRDYQFEFTSTREHRYQGRVSMVGFHVVDLHLEPFHIN from the coding sequence ATGTCAAAAATCCTGACTCTTTTATTGCTCGCACTGCTCGTTTATTACTGGTGGCGCAGTCAACAGATCAAAGATAAAGCCTACCAAGCTGTTCTCACCCGCTGTTACCAACTTGATGTAGAACTGTTAGACAGCAACATTGCTTTAGTAAAGCAGGGCCTCATCAAAGATAAGAACAACCGCTGGCACTGGCAACGCGATTATCAATTTGAATTCACTTCAACTCGCGAGCATCGGTATCAGGGTCGAGTGTCTATGGTTGGCTTTCATGTCGTCGACCTTCATTTAGAGCCCTTCCATATTAACTAG
- the coaD gene encoding pantetheine-phosphate adenylyltransferase — translation MSRIILYPGTFDPITNGHTDLVMRAARLFDEVIVAVAENPGKGPLFSIEEREEMVLQATAHIANVKVVGFSGLLVDFALKHKANALLRGIRAVSDFEYEFQLASMNRRLAPNLESVFLTPDETNTFISSTLVREVAKYGGEISDFVHPYVGACLRDKFAGNSSN, via the coding sequence ATGTCAAGAATCATATTATACCCTGGGACTTTTGATCCAATCACTAATGGGCACACAGACTTAGTGATGCGAGCCGCTCGATTGTTTGATGAAGTTATCGTCGCGGTCGCTGAAAACCCCGGTAAAGGCCCTTTATTCAGTATTGAAGAGCGCGAAGAAATGGTCTTGCAAGCAACCGCGCATATTGCCAATGTCAAAGTCGTCGGCTTTTCTGGCTTGTTGGTCGATTTTGCACTGAAACATAAAGCTAATGCGTTGCTAAGGGGGATTCGAGCCGTCTCTGACTTTGAGTATGAGTTTCAGCTTGCAAGCATGAATCGCCGCTTAGCTCCTAATTTAGAAAGTGTTTTTTTAACGCCAGATGAAACCAACACCTTTATTTCATCGACCTTGGTGCGAGAAGTCGCTAAGTATGGTGGAGAGATTTCTGACTTTGTCCATCCGTATGTTGGAGCATGCCTGCGTGATAAGTTTGCTGGGAATAGTTCGAATTAA
- a CDS encoding methyl-accepting chemotaxis protein, protein MKASIAAFSALLIGSTLVGYWLEPETLFTWFVFTAFLLGLCIAVFAWLFLRIIRAIDNEVVKRPDKVFDFATELPVSSRTQLVHKLLMRVNDRLKLADQLLISVRNSVARLVPMSEGVRDTQTQFEQSAIINQRRNSQIFDGIKKIRQSNDEVSHDIEQAFDSIIKEKVLVEKTQQVIDKAVSSIKQLVSNVHDAEQKITQLKEASEQIDGIIQTISSIADQTNLLALNAAIEAARAGESGRGFAVVADEVRKLALRTHDSTLEVSSRVEQIQSLTHTAYQSMQEGTAVSESAVEQTDLTYSYLQQIAQALAEVSSTADSMKLSSEAERKATLKMVQAIEELVTFNEEALENSRFSTMSADDLIKLSNVILEKLDGFGVSSSELDLQLRSTSRVTQPARGSDIELF, encoded by the coding sequence ATGAAAGCATCCATCGCCGCATTTTCTGCATTGCTCATTGGTTCGACTCTTGTCGGATATTGGCTTGAGCCAGAGACCCTGTTCACTTGGTTCGTGTTTACCGCGTTTTTACTGGGTTTGTGTATTGCCGTATTTGCTTGGTTGTTCTTAAGAATCATTAGAGCCATCGATAATGAGGTGGTTAAACGACCCGACAAAGTGTTTGATTTCGCGACAGAGTTACCTGTGTCGAGTAGAACACAGCTGGTACATAAGCTACTTATGCGCGTCAATGATCGGTTAAAACTGGCGGATCAACTGCTTATATCGGTACGCAATTCGGTAGCGCGATTAGTGCCTATGTCCGAAGGTGTGAGAGACACACAAACACAGTTTGAGCAAAGCGCGATTATAAACCAACGTCGAAACAGCCAAATATTCGACGGGATAAAAAAGATACGTCAATCTAATGACGAAGTATCTCATGATATTGAGCAAGCCTTTGACAGCATTATCAAAGAAAAAGTATTGGTCGAAAAAACTCAACAAGTGATCGATAAAGCCGTTTCTAGTATCAAACAGCTGGTGAGCAATGTGCATGATGCGGAACAAAAGATCACCCAGTTAAAAGAGGCCAGTGAGCAAATTGACGGGATAATCCAAACCATTAGCTCCATTGCCGATCAAACCAATCTACTGGCTTTAAATGCGGCCATTGAAGCTGCTCGTGCCGGTGAATCTGGACGAGGGTTTGCTGTGGTAGCTGACGAAGTTCGAAAACTAGCTTTGCGAACCCATGACTCGACCTTAGAGGTAAGCTCTCGAGTTGAGCAAATTCAATCACTTACCCATACGGCTTATCAAAGTATGCAGGAGGGCACTGCGGTTTCCGAAAGTGCCGTCGAACAAACTGATCTTACCTACAGTTACTTGCAGCAAATTGCACAAGCCTTAGCCGAGGTTTCTAGTACCGCAGATAGCATGAAGCTTTCTTCTGAAGCAGAGCGAAAGGCGACATTGAAAATGGTGCAAGCAATCGAAGAGTTAGTCACATTTAATGAAGAAGCCCTAGAAAACTCTCGTTTTTCGACTATGTCAGCGGACGATTTGATTAAGCTGAGCAACGTCATCTTAGAAAAACTTGATGGATTTGGTGTGAGCTCCAGCGAGCTTGATTTACAATTACGCAGTACGTCTCGCGTTACTCAACCAGCTCGAGGCAGTGACATCGAATTGTTTTGA